A stretch of DNA from Desulfosarcina ovata subsp. ovata:
CTTTGCGGATTTTCATACGGTCCTGTGCCAAACCAATCCCAAAAAAGGGCTGCGCGGGCTGATGTTCTTTCTGGTTCCCAGGGATACGCCCGGATTCTCGACCAGCAAGCGGTTCAAGACATTGGGTACGCGTACTTCCGCCCTTTCCGAGATCTATTTCAACAATTGCCATATTCCTGATGAATACCGATTGGGCGAAGAAGGGCGCGGACTGGATGTTTTACTTAAAATCTTATCGGAAATTCGTGCCATGACGGCCGCACTGGCCATTGGATTGCATCGGGCGGCGCTCGATGATTCCATCCGCTATGTCAAGGAAAGGGAGTCGTTTGGCAAGCCCATCGGAAAATATCAGCTGATTCAGTCGAAAATCGCCAAAATGGCCATTGATCTGGAGGCATCGCGGATGATGTTAAAAAATGTCACCTGCTTGATCGACAACAAGGTGCCATGCCTGAACAAGGCAACCATGGCAAAATATTTTAGCGTCGAAGCAGCTTGCAAGGCGAGTGACGAGGCCACCCGAATCTATGCCGGATATGGGTATTCAATGGAATACGCTGTTCAGCGGTACTATCGAGACAATCGCTTCCTGCTTTCCGGCGGCGGCACGCACGAAGTCCTGTTAACGACGATTGCACGTGAAATATTAAGCAAAGGGGTATGACGATGGACCGGAAGAGACTCAGAATATTGGTGGCCAAGCCCGGACTGGACGGCCATGACCGGGGAGCCAAAATCATCTCCCTGGCGCTTCGTGACGCCGGAATGGAAGTGATTTACTCGGGCCTGCATCAAAGCATCGAACAAATCGTATCGACAGCGGTACAGGAAAGTGTGGATATTATCGGCCTAAGCATCATGACCGGCGCCCACCTGAGTATCAGCCAAAACCTGGTCAATAAGCTGTCAGACGAGGGAATTGAGGACATGCGGATCGTTGTGGGAGGCGTGATACCGAAGAACGATATTCAAAAGCTGAAAGCCATGGGTGTCGCCGAAGTATTCCCCAACGGAACCAAGTTCGACCAGATTATCGATGGGTTGAATGCATTGGTCTAACAAGCGTATGGCAAAGCGAGGTTAACATGGGCGTAGCCACCTATATAAAGAATGAGAAAGACAGTATCCAGAAAGTCATCTTGCAATCCGGAATAGAAGTAAAACCGGTTTATACCCCCGAGGATCTGAATAATGTGGGGTTTGACTACCAGACCGACCTTGGGGACCC
This window harbors:
- a CDS encoding acyl-CoA dehydrogenase family protein, which gives rise to MVRSNAEEMVRRTIARFVDQEIIPVAGELDEKGEPPKALYKKLADMGVIGIRYPKKVGGSGGNTTLYCIIMEELARGLMSLGSMVAMEGLMATNGLYLYGSEKMHEAFLRPALRGEKIGAFQLTEPEAGSDLGAVKTSAVKTGDGWVINGMKTWSTNGPFADFHTVLCQTNPKKGLRGLMFFLVPRDTPGFSTSKRFKTLGTRTSALSEIYFNNCHIPDEYRLGEEGRGLDVLLKILSEIRAMTAALAIGLHRAALDDSIRYVKERESFGKPIGKYQLIQSKIAKMAIDLEASRMMLKNVTCLIDNKVPCLNKATMAKYFSVEAACKASDEATRIYAGYGYSMEYAVQRYYRDNRFLLSGGGTHEVLLTTIAREILSKGV
- a CDS encoding cobalamin B12-binding domain-containing protein; translated protein: MDRKRLRILVAKPGLDGHDRGAKIISLALRDAGMEVIYSGLHQSIEQIVSTAVQESVDIIGLSIMTGAHLSISQNLVNKLSDEGIEDMRIVVGGVIPKNDIQKLKAMGVAEVFPNGTKFDQIIDGLNALV